From Eremothecium sinecaudum strain ATCC 58844 chromosome V, complete sequence, a single genomic window includes:
- the HIS7 gene encoding imidazoleglycerol-phosphate synthase (Syntenic homolog of Ashbya gossypii AFL046W; Syntenic homolog of Saccharomyces cerevisiae YBR248C (HIS7)), whose protein sequence is MSKVHVIDLDSGNLQSIRNVVEYLGYEVYIVKRWDDPELKLANRLLLPGVGNFGHFLHNMRNSGFEEPIRAYIRSGKPIMGICVGLQAFFKSSEEAPGVDGLGLFDMSLTRFDDTSKPVPEIGWNTIKLTPQSFFGLDPSQSYYFDHSYAAIVAPEHDKERELQCKGWQFATTKYGDERFIAAIMKDNVFATQFHPEKSGKAGLRVIELFIKQEHPLPKVLEPHQTNFSSDYSNYGLTRRVIACLDVRTDDNGELVVTKGHQYDVREGSDVGTKGKVRNLGHPAALAQAYYDQGADAITFMNITSFRHSPLEDTGMIDVLKSAARTVFVPLVVGGGIKDTLDKETGEMIPALKIASKYFMSGADKVSIASDAVKASQRYYELGGLTDGKSSIEMISKAYGSQAVVVSIDPKRVYVNEPQDTVNKTIKTKYPNEQGQDWCWYMCTIDGGRKSTNIGVWEVLKACEALGAGEILLNCMDKDGTNSGYDIELLKLAKEAVKIPIIASSGAGKPDHFREAFIETTVDACLAAGMFHNGSYTVRDVKDHLSLNGLKVRVEQ, encoded by the coding sequence ATGTCTAAAGTGCACGTTATCGACCTGGATAGTGGCAATTTACAATCAATTAGGAATGTTGTTGAGTATCTTGGGTACGAAGTGTACATTGTAAAGAGGTGGGATGATCCGGAGCTGAAGTTGGCGAACAGGCTACTACTGCCTGGTGTTGGTAATTTTGGTCATTTTCTCCATAACATGAGAAATAGTGGATTTGAGGAGCCAATTAGAGCATATATTCGGTCCGGTAAGCCTATAATGGGTATTTGCGTTGGCTTGCAGGctttttttaaatcttcAGAGGAAGCACCAGGCGTAGATGGGCTGGGATTGTTTGATATGAGCCTCACTAGGTTTGATGATACATCAAAGCCAGTTCCAGAAATAGGCTGGAATACAATCAAATTGACTCCTCAGTCATTTTTTGGCTTAGATCCTTCCCAATCTTACTATTTTGACCACTCATATGCTGCAATTGTGGCACCAGAACATGATAAAGAACGTGAGTTACAGTGCAAGGGCTGGCAGTTTGCAACCACCAAGTATGGGGATGAAAGGTTCATCGCCGCGATTATGAAAGATAATGTTTTCGCAACGCAGTTTCACCCAGAGAAGTCCGGTAAAGCAGGGTTGCGTGTCATTGAGCTGTTTATTAAACAGGAACATCCTCTCCCGAAAGTCCTGGAGCCACATCAAACGAATTTTTCTAGTGACTATTCAAATTATGGATTAACTCGTAGAGTAATTGCCTGTCTAGATGTCCGGACGGATGATAACGGCGAATTAGTTGTAACAAAAGGTCACCAGTACGATGTGCGCGAAGGCTCAGATGTTGGAACCAAAGGTAAAGTAAGAAATCTTGGCCATCCTGCAGCCTTGGCTCAAGCCTACTATGATCAGGGAGCGGATGCGATAACATTTATGAATATTACCAGCTTCAGACATTCACCTTTAGAGGATACAGGGATGATCGATGTACTTAAGTCGGCTGCTCGGACTGTTTTTGTTCCCCTAGTAGTTGGTGGAGGCATTAAGGATACCTTAGATAAAGAAACTGGTGAAATGATCCCTGCGTTGAAGATTGCTAGTAAATATTTCATGTCAGGTGCCGATAAGGTGTCTATTGCATCTGACGCCGTGAAAGCCTCCCAAAGGTACTACGAATTGGGAGGACTAACAGATGGGAAATCATCAATTGAAATGATTTCAAAGGCTTATGGTTCACAAGCTGTTGTTGTTTCTATTGATCCAAAGAGAGTTTACGTCAACGAACCACAGGACACTGTTAATAAAACTATTAAAACCAAATATCCAAATGAACAAGGTCAAGATTGGTGTTGGTACATGTGTACCATTGATGGTGGAAGGAAATCAACCAACATTGGGGTATGGGAAGTGCTTAAGGCTTGCGAGGCTCTAGGTGCAGGCGAGATCCTGTTAAATTGCATGGACAAAGACGGGACAAACTCTGGTTACGACATTGAGTTATTAAAGCTTGCAAAAGAAGCTGTCAAGATTCCAATCATCGCTTCTAGTGGTGCCGGCAAGCCCGATCACTTCAGAGAAGCATTCATAGAAACCACTGTTGATGCCTGCCTTGCTGCGGGTATGTTCCATAACGGGTCATACACGGTACGAGATGTTAAAGATCATTTATCCTTAAACGGTCTGAAGGTTAGAGTCGAACAATAG
- the ARO4 gene encoding 3-deoxy-7-phosphoheptulonate synthase ARO4 (Syntenic homolog of Ashbya gossypii AFL047W; Syntenic homolog of Saccharomyces cerevisiae YBR249C (ARO4)), translated as MVMTSSPMFTCESSESEDVRILGYDPLVSPALLQSQIPASKDCLDTAKRGRWEAIKIITGQDDRVLVVVGPCSIHDLDAAQDYAKRLKKLSDELEKDLFIIMRAYLEKPRTTVGWKGLINDPDVNNTFNINKGIQVARQLFTNLTSAGVPIGSEMLDTISPQYLSDLLSFGAIGARTTESQLHRELASGLSFPIGFKNGTDGSLDVALDAVKAASHSHHFMGVTKHGVAAITTTKGNEHCFVILRGGKSGTNYDPKSVAEAKAKLPPNGVLMIDYSHGNSNKDFRNQPKVNDVVAEQIANGEDKIVGVMIESNINEGKQDIPTEGKPALRYGVSITDGCISWETTEEVLRKLAAAVRKRRAFKEKKA; from the coding sequence ATGGTAATGACATCCTCCCCCATGTTCACGTGTGAATCTAGCGAATCTGAAGACGTAAGAATTTTGGGATATGACCCATTAGTTTCGCCGGCATTATTACAGTCGCAGATACCTGCTAGCAAAGACTGTCTAGACACTGCCAAGAGAGGAAGATGGGAAGCTATTAAAATCATTACAGGCCAAGATGACAGAGTACTAGTCGTCGTTGGTCCATGCTCTATTCATGATCTAGACGCTGCTCAGGATTATGCCAAGCGTTTAAAAAAGTTATCTGATGAGTTGGAAAAAGATCTTTTCATTATCATGCGTGCTTATTTGGAAAAGCCAAGAACAACTGTTGGGTGGAAAGGTTTGATCAATGATCCAGATGTCAACAACACATTTAACATTAACAAAGGTATCCAGGTTGCAAGACAATTATTCACCAACTTGACGTCTGCAGGTGTTCCTATTGGTTCGGAGATGTTAGATACTATTTCTCCTCAATACCTCTCCGACCTATTGTCTTTTGGTGCAATCGGTGCAAGAACTACGGAATCCCAGTTGCACAGAGAGTTGGCTTCTGGCCTATCATTCCCTATAGGTTTCAAGAACGGAACTGACGGTAGTTTGGATGTTGCACTAGATGCTGTTAAGGCTGCTTCGCACTCGCATCATTTCATGGGTGTCACTAAACATGGTGTTGCTGCTATTACAACCACAAAAGGTAACGAGCACTGTTTTGTCATTTTGAGAGGTGGTAAGTCTGGCACCAATTATGATCCAAAATCGGTAGCTGAAGCGAAGGCTAAGTTGCCTCCAAATGGTGTCTTGATGATTGACTACTCACATGGAAATTCTAACAAGGATTTCAGAAACCAACCAAAGGTCAATGACGTTGTTGCTGAGCAAATAGCAAATGGAGAAGACAAAATCGTTGGAGTCATGATTGAATCAAACATTAATGAAGGCAAACAGGATATCCCAACCGAAGGTAAACCCGCCTTGCGGTACGGTGTTTCTATAACTGACGGATGTATCTCCTGGGAAACTACCGAAGAAGTACTTCGTAAGTTGGCTGCTGCTGTCAGAAAGAGAAGAGCTTTCAAGGAGAAAAAGGCTTAA
- the SPO23 gene encoding Spo23p (Syntenic homolog of Ashbya gossypii AFL048W; Syntenic homolog of Saccharomyces cerevisiae YBR250W (SPO23)) yields the protein MSLTKSLFGIGATEVHSKVVQLKNLKCHGTLMRHKSPETPVFLFNSFNLESNPLVDVHESDSLKIQLVLAQDTCYLPGMFSIQESCAATTSTVGRSALDQEMLLQSRSVFTGAVIITVKGCSGVLFQDLKVQLSGYSSEFVCLTQFGERVVRLLKEVTEEQSAAMMPMIRDTIHFETKLTLLSPGTYTYPFNFVLDPYNFHASIGTHLGSTQYRVEFSSTVMKQKGHYETIFLSKAVTVKKTLPPGNLLKYDCVESRGTWRNGLLDYEIYLSTKLIEFDQPFQFHLNLLKSDVRKLSINHVEVILEQNILIPCVKKRDLNLEVPKSKSYMVTNMFLLDKRHVGNGGTMQHLLQFSELVVSSTKQSIVMSKSLYPYYCEVNDSLGSERCKLKITHVLKAQISLKLMEPGSKSINMLICLKLPVILVDQDMSSSLHLPPYEECNSEIYEGNDAFLTKTSTSLSAATTNNDPESPPSYNEIFDAYSSATSSTASY from the coding sequence ATGAGCTTGACTAAAAGTCTTTTTGGAATCGGTGCGACTGAAGTACATAGTAAGGTAGTACAGCTTAAGAATCTTAAATGTCATGGAACGCTTATGCGACATAAGAGCCCCGAGACTCCCGTGTTTCTATTTAACAGTTTTAATTTAGAAAGTAATCCTCTCGTTGACGTCCATGAATCTGATAGTCTTAAAATCCAGTTAGTGCTCGCGCAGGACACATGCTACTTACCTGGAATGTTTTCTATCCAAGAATCTTGCGCAGCAACTACATCAACGGTTGGCCGTTCCGCGCTGGACCAGGAGATGCTTTTACAGTCAAGATCTGTATTCACTGGGGCAGTTATTATAACAGTTAAGGGATGTTCAGGAGTGCTGTTTCAAGATTTAAAGGTGCAATTAAGCGGATACTCGTCTGAGTTTGTATGTTTGACGCAATTTGGGGAGCGGGTAGTGCGTCTGTTGAAGGAGGTTACTGAAGAGCAAAGCGCTGCGATGATGCCTATGATAAGGGACACGATACATTTTGAGACAAAACTTACGTTACTCTCGCCTGGTACCTACACCTATCCATTCAACTTTGTGCTTGACCCATATAATTTTCACGCATCGATTGGAACACACCTTGGGTCAACCCAGTATCGCGTTGAATTTTCATCTACAGTTATGAAACAGAAAGGCCATTACGAGACTATATTTCTATCGAAAGCAGTTACTGTCAAGAAAACACTTCCGCCAGGGAACCTTTTAAAGTACGACTGTGTGGAGAGTCGGGGAACATGGAGGAATGGGTTGCTAGACTACGAAATCTACTTGTCGACCAAGTTAATAGAATTCGACCAACCATTCCAGTTTCACTTGAATTTACTCAAGAGCGATGTGCGGAAACTATCTATAAACCACGTAGAGGTTATCTTAGAGCAGAACATACTCATCCCCTGCGTGAAAAAAAGGGACCTTAACCTGGAGGTGCCTAAATCAAAATCCTATATGGTAACAAACATGTTCCTATTAGACAAAAGGCATGTAGGAAACGGTGGCACAATGCAGCATTTATTACAGTTTTCAGAGCTCGTTGTGTCGTCCACCAAACAAAGTATAGTCATGAGCAAGTCACTATATCCATATTACTGTGAAGTTAACGACAGTCTTGGCAGCGAACGTTGCAAGTTAAAAATTACGCACGTTCTCAAGGCCCAGATAAGCTTAAAACTCATGGAGCCCGGCTCCAAGTCTATAAACATGCTGATTTGTTTAAAACTTCCTGTGATTCTTGTTGACCAAGACATGAGTAGCAGTCTACACTTGCCTCCATACGAAGAATGCAACTCTGAAATATATGAAGGAAATGATGCCTTTTTAACGAAAACCTCGACAAGTCTCTCAGCGGCAACCACTAATAATGACCCAGAATCACCTCCTTCTTATAATGAAATCTTCGATGCATATAGTTCTGCAACGAGTTCTACAGCTAGTTATTAA